In one window of Pseudobdellovibrionaceae bacterium DNA:
- a CDS encoding MFS transporter, whose product MSKLESKTYWPYISAGYLCLFALGMMDNARGPFFPDLIEDLQLSDTKASLFFAVPSLVSFLGSHLTQHFIFKMGTLWTLRGGLLLLAGGFAAIGMAFNFASFLLFCAVFGFGLGVVNVAQNVAIQEGAKPEHRRRLFSGLHSMYAFSSVIAPLVVGPMVKWGMGWRFSFFVFAGVGLLALVYTVPLKTLPHAPSKSAASTDDPDQRRHFLYVALMFSAYMVGELLISSRLVLFVRRVHEVSAVNAPFYLAAFFAFLLAGRLLFTFVHFRHLSNTKIMAGGFLISSASMLAGLFYSPWFLSLSALGMAPIFGIAMDFVSEIFHKKAVAALAYCMSLSALFIVAMHFVAGVLTENFSLTTALLLGPAVHVIGALLVVGHPYFFKK is encoded by the coding sequence GTGTCAAAGTTAGAATCAAAAACCTATTGGCCGTATATTTCTGCCGGTTATTTATGCCTTTTTGCTTTAGGTATGATGGACAATGCCAGGGGCCCCTTTTTCCCCGACCTCATTGAGGACCTACAGTTGTCTGACACGAAGGCTTCACTGTTTTTTGCCGTTCCTTCTCTGGTTTCTTTTCTCGGCAGCCACTTGACTCAGCATTTTATTTTTAAAATGGGCACGCTCTGGACGTTAAGAGGCGGACTATTGCTTTTAGCCGGAGGTTTTGCTGCAATCGGCATGGCATTTAATTTTGCGAGTTTCTTGTTGTTTTGTGCCGTCTTTGGTTTTGGTTTGGGCGTGGTTAATGTGGCCCAGAATGTTGCGATTCAAGAGGGTGCAAAGCCAGAACATCGCAGGCGACTGTTTTCAGGTCTTCATAGTATGTATGCGTTTTCATCTGTGATAGCACCCTTGGTGGTGGGCCCTATGGTGAAGTGGGGTATGGGGTGGCGTTTTAGTTTTTTTGTATTTGCTGGTGTGGGACTATTGGCTTTGGTCTACACGGTTCCGCTAAAGACTCTTCCTCACGCGCCATCGAAAAGTGCTGCGTCCACCGATGATCCAGATCAGCGGCGGCATTTTTTGTACGTGGCGCTTATGTTTTCCGCCTACATGGTGGGTGAGCTATTGATATCCTCAAGGCTTGTGTTGTTTGTGCGGCGGGTGCATGAGGTGTCAGCTGTGAACGCGCCCTTTTATTTGGCCGCTTTCTTTGCGTTTCTCCTTGCGGGGCGATTGCTGTTTACTTTTGTGCATTTTAGGCATTTGAGTAACACCAAGATTATGGCCGGTGGTTTTTTGATTTCAAGTGCATCCATGCTCGCGGGCCTCTTTTACTCGCCGTGGTTTTTGAGTTTAAGTGCCCTTGGTATGGCGCCCATCTTTGGCATTGCCATGGATTTTGTGTCAGAGATTTTCCACAAAAAAGCTGTGGCGGCTTTGGCCTACTGTATGTCATTGAGTGCTTTGTTTATTGTGGCCATGCATTTTGTGGCGGGAGTTCTTACAGAGAACTTCTCCTTAACCACGGCCCTTCTTTTGGGGCCGGCGGTCCATGTGATAGGTGCCCTGTTAGTTGTCGGGCACCCGTATTTTTTTAAAAAATAA
- the mutM gene encoding bifunctional DNA-formamidopyrimidine glycosylase/DNA-(apurinic or apyrimidinic site) lyase, protein MPELPEVETVRSGLEQIIGRQAHIQKVEVRRFDLRFPVPPKLAGSLKGLPITAIKRRAKYLLFETPDGVFLNHLGMTGTWREAPVGDERRHDHIYIYLQSGLRLAFNDPRRFGYVDWLPHNKVVSSRWLGHLGPEPLDAKAFSGTYLKNKSMGRTGAVKNFIMDQAVVVGVGNIYASEALYRAGVRPAVAAGKVSKSRYDSLAKAITHVLKNAIKCGGTTLRDFRQAGGSEGYFQNKLAVYGRQGEPCQQCKTPIRKTTQSGRSSYWCPQCQS, encoded by the coding sequence ATGCCCGAACTCCCCGAAGTAGAAACTGTACGAAGTGGACTAGAGCAGATTATTGGCCGGCAAGCGCATATTCAAAAAGTGGAGGTGCGGCGATTTGACCTGAGGTTCCCCGTGCCACCAAAGCTTGCGGGTTCACTTAAGGGCTTGCCAATCACAGCGATCAAGCGAAGGGCCAAATACCTCTTGTTTGAAACCCCGGATGGTGTATTTCTCAATCATTTGGGAATGACAGGAACCTGGCGTGAGGCTCCGGTGGGTGATGAGCGCCGCCACGATCATATTTATATTTATTTGCAAAGCGGACTTCGGTTGGCGTTTAATGATCCCAGGCGTTTTGGCTATGTGGATTGGCTGCCTCACAATAAGGTCGTATCAAGTCGATGGTTGGGGCATCTGGGTCCAGAGCCTTTAGATGCGAAGGCGTTTTCTGGGACCTACTTAAAAAACAAATCCATGGGGCGTACAGGGGCTGTGAAAAACTTCATAATGGATCAAGCTGTAGTTGTAGGCGTTGGAAACATATACGCTTCAGAAGCCTTATACAGGGCAGGAGTTCGCCCGGCCGTTGCCGCTGGCAAAGTTTCTAAGTCTCGTTACGATTCATTAGCAAAAGCCATCACTCATGTGCTTAAAAATGCTATAAAGTGTGGCGGCACAACCCTGCGCGATTTTCGACAAGCTGGCGGTAGCGAAGGGTACTTTCAAAACAAATTGGCCGTATATGGTCGGCAGGGTGAACCTTGCCAGCAGTGTAAAACCCCTATTCGAAAGACCACACAAAGTGGCCGGTCAAGTTATTGGTGTCCTCAGTGTCAAAGTTAG
- a CDS encoding site-specific integrase translates to MSIKGYRKLQGVSGIYKHIATGNFMARKKIDGKVVQETFSSLFEAKKWRKRFNGVALEEGVSDYSTLKQVWETMQKVHFPTLATSTKAIWKRRYEPWQSIEHLPMDRLTPSRITSWVNNLVEHYKSDFYQSSGRGKAGRCNLNNELNLFVTIFNWYKESEQFEKEAVLLTCPIKRKHKKLGFIKPVPDKKKQINLEDAFLFFEYLKPLYRDLAMMQFYTAGRVGEIAGLQWSNIDLKNRRMIIKHTCIWDMTNKTYLELKPFPKNKEPRVCYITDEILEILIRRKAFKMPKNDFVFHVEGSPINYCTVQVNYREAQRKSGVPYSGTHILRHGMAKLARKVGGGLDAVIAMTGHKDIKLADHYSKCDEDDQKEVAIKVMEHIRKQKGEHDTANVVSLLRYKNGTES, encoded by the coding sequence ATGAGTATAAAAGGTTATAGAAAACTACAAGGCGTTTCTGGAATTTATAAGCATATTGCCACTGGTAACTTTATGGCCAGAAAAAAGATTGACGGTAAAGTTGTTCAAGAGACTTTTTCTTCACTTTTTGAAGCCAAAAAATGGAGAAAACGTTTTAATGGTGTAGCACTCGAAGAAGGAGTATCTGATTACTCAACTCTTAAACAAGTTTGGGAGACTATGCAAAAGGTTCATTTTCCTACATTGGCCACAAGCACTAAGGCCATTTGGAAGAGAAGATACGAACCTTGGCAATCCATTGAGCATTTGCCCATGGACCGCCTCACTCCATCCCGAATCACTTCATGGGTGAACAATTTAGTTGAACACTATAAATCTGATTTTTATCAAAGCTCAGGCAGAGGAAAAGCTGGACGTTGCAACCTCAACAATGAACTTAATCTTTTTGTCACTATTTTTAATTGGTACAAAGAAAGTGAACAGTTTGAAAAAGAAGCCGTTTTACTTACTTGTCCTATTAAAAGAAAACACAAAAAATTAGGATTTATAAAGCCCGTGCCTGATAAAAAAAAGCAGATCAATCTGGAAGATGCCTTTTTATTTTTTGAATACTTAAAACCTTTGTACCGAGATTTAGCGATGATGCAATTTTATACGGCAGGCAGAGTTGGAGAAATTGCGGGACTACAATGGTCAAATATTGATCTTAAAAATCGTCGTATGATCATCAAGCATACTTGTATCTGGGACATGACGAATAAAACCTATTTGGAGTTAAAACCTTTTCCTAAGAACAAAGAACCAAGAGTCTGTTATATTACAGACGAAATACTGGAAATCTTAATTCGTAGAAAAGCCTTTAAAATGCCCAAAAATGATTTTGTTTTTCATGTTGAAGGCTCCCCCATTAACTACTGTACTGTGCAAGTAAATTACCGAGAGGCCCAAAGAAAAAGTGGTGTTCCTTATAGCGGAACCCACATTCTTAGGCACGGTATGGCCAAGCTAGCACGTAAAGTGGGAGGTGGACTTGATGCTGTTATTGCAATGACAGGACATAAAGATATTAAGCTTGCTGATCATTATTCAAAATGTGATGAAGACGATCAAAAGGAAGTGGCCATTAAGGTGATGGAACATATTAGAAAGCAAAAAGGTGAGCATGACACAGCTAATGTTGTCTCGCTTCTTCGCTATAAAAATGGTACAGAGTCTTAA
- a CDS encoding helix-turn-helix domain-containing protein, whose amino-acid sequence MIDIKQQSGEETHHRNVLFDKLIWTIEEVCQFTTYKRGTIYNLVSEGSIPYRKCGRKLFFVPSEILYWIKGERK is encoded by the coding sequence ATGATAGATATTAAACAACAGAGCGGTGAAGAAACTCATCACCGTAATGTGCTCTTTGACAAGTTAATATGGACGATAGAAGAAGTATGTCAGTTTACGACATACAAAAGAGGAACGATCTATAACTTAGTAAGTGAAGGATCAATCCCTTATAGAAAATGTGGAAGAAAGCTCTTTTTTGTTCCTAGTGAAATCCTTTATTGGATTAAAGGAGAACGAAAATGA
- a CDS encoding DUF87 domain-containing protein, which yields MTKSKTQNNFQNIDFHRLWKAISFIFLQPLLETVDGIKSKRTPIFHCLLASLVLQMGLIFRLDLFIYQRLDLEALYPSEGSALIYRMIITFFPLWAWGTYQVVLKFRLIKQLTEIFTNSGLKSLTGKLPSFIFDRPIDKFTRRMRLSKAGQSLQKFEGSKSDLESGLQVFIDEITENRKNGTIDIIYSHSQLEELFNLKDFDQIHSDSFLVGKGRSKQLFAKLEDTPHLLIAGQTGMGKSTFLRQLITSLYLKNKNYSLDLIDLKGGLEFQIFENLPRVKVKCNVKSSLGVLKNLAEKTIEERMELLKLNGCKDIAAFKKLDKNDIQYPSDRYLSVNFDRHVIVVDEAFDLFMVGAHATQEDVKKARRHSSKIAAQGRAVGVHIIIATQRPDRFALDPQTKSNLTGKVCFRLPNNASSMTVMDSKRAAELPNIKGRAIWQNSSDQFEIQTPFFSEDQAVQLLSQHYKKVKGKSTQTQRTQDINTDSEHGL from the coding sequence ATGACAAAATCCAAAACACAAAATAATTTTCAAAATATTGATTTTCACAGGCTGTGGAAGGCAATTAGTTTCATATTTCTTCAGCCATTGTTAGAAACAGTAGATGGAATTAAGTCTAAAAGAACCCCCATATTTCACTGCTTACTTGCAAGCTTAGTCTTACAAATGGGCCTAATCTTTCGATTAGATCTTTTCATATATCAAAGACTTGATTTAGAAGCTCTATACCCAAGTGAAGGCTCAGCGCTTATTTATCGTATGATTATAACTTTTTTTCCTTTATGGGCATGGGGTACCTACCAAGTGGTTTTAAAATTTAGGCTTATCAAACAACTCACGGAGATTTTCACCAACTCGGGGCTTAAAAGCCTTACAGGAAAGCTCCCGAGTTTTATTTTTGATAGGCCGATTGATAAATTTACAAGGCGAATGCGTCTTTCAAAAGCCGGACAAAGTCTACAAAAGTTTGAGGGTTCAAAAAGTGATCTTGAAAGTGGATTACAAGTTTTTATCGACGAGATTACTGAAAACAGAAAAAATGGCACCATTGATATTATTTACTCACACTCTCAGTTAGAAGAGCTATTTAATCTTAAAGACTTTGATCAAATTCATTCGGATTCTTTTTTGGTGGGTAAAGGCAGGTCAAAACAATTATTTGCCAAACTGGAGGATACACCTCACCTTCTTATTGCTGGTCAAACCGGCATGGGGAAATCAACCTTTTTACGTCAATTGATCACATCCTTATATTTGAAGAACAAGAATTACTCACTTGATTTGATAGATCTTAAAGGTGGACTTGAGTTTCAAATTTTTGAAAACCTCCCTAGAGTGAAAGTAAAATGCAATGTGAAATCTTCCTTGGGTGTTTTAAAAAATCTTGCTGAAAAAACTATTGAGGAAAGAATGGAGTTATTAAAACTCAATGGTTGTAAAGACATCGCTGCCTTCAAAAAACTTGATAAAAATGACATCCAATATCCATCAGATCGCTATCTCTCAGTCAATTTTGACCGTCATGTAATTGTCGTGGATGAAGCTTTTGATTTATTTATGGTTGGTGCTCATGCGACTCAAGAAGATGTCAAAAAAGCAAGAAGACATTCCTCAAAAATTGCGGCACAAGGGAGAGCTGTTGGTGTGCATATTATTATTGCCACCCAACGTCCTGACCGTTTTGCCTTAGATCCGCAGACGAAGTCCAACCTCACTGGAAAAGTTTGTTTTCGCCTGCCTAACAATGCCTCAAGCATGACAGTTATGGATAGCAAAAGAGCTGCTGAACTTCCAAATATTAAAGGACGTGCCATTTGGCAGAATAGTTCGGATCAATTTGAAATTCAAACTCCCTTCTTTAGCGAAGATCAAGCTGTTCAATTGCTTTCTCAGCACTACAAAAAGGTAAAAGGGAAATCAACTCAAACTCAGCGCACTCAAGACATTAACACTGACAGCGAACACGGGCTTTAA
- a CDS encoding TrbI/VirB10 family protein gives MSNNESEVKVTKDNGYKTQWAKGIFYRQEGNKLVFKSEYTKYGIATLFILTTLVLLFQEDPTVVPKKSNTIKPPSEINASVTIELESYSEIKKKAKTTNKKKKMKIEKLSIVSRDEKLKIPLGAQARAKLITGGTNGPVKAKLIEDLSFNGEVYLPEGSIIWGKGASTDERLIVIFSKAVLSDGVSKDILANAYDQDDEILGLKGSIIGRTSKKLLAGAGLGVAGALQTMQSNQNIGGVAVKKPSLENALMNGASTAALGMAEQELEELKNKQTIIEVKKGTEIIVVFSKG, from the coding sequence ATGTCGAATAATGAAAGTGAAGTTAAAGTCACTAAAGACAATGGATATAAAACCCAATGGGCCAAAGGCATCTTCTATCGGCAAGAGGGAAATAAGCTGGTTTTTAAAAGCGAATACACTAAGTACGGTATCGCCACGCTTTTTATACTAACTACCCTTGTTTTACTTTTTCAAGAAGACCCCACAGTTGTTCCTAAAAAAAGTAATACTATTAAACCGCCAAGTGAGATTAATGCCTCTGTCACTATCGAACTGGAGTCTTACAGTGAAATTAAAAAGAAAGCAAAAACAACTAACAAAAAGAAAAAAATGAAAATTGAAAAGCTTTCGATTGTTTCAAGAGATGAAAAGCTTAAAATCCCTTTAGGAGCACAAGCAAGAGCTAAATTGATTACAGGCGGAACAAATGGACCTGTAAAGGCCAAACTTATTGAAGACCTCAGCTTTAACGGTGAAGTTTATCTCCCTGAAGGAAGTATCATTTGGGGCAAAGGAGCTTCCACTGATGAAAGACTTATTGTTATTTTTAGCAAAGCTGTATTAAGTGATGGTGTAAGTAAAGATATTCTTGCCAATGCCTATGATCAAGATGATGAAATTTTAGGCTTAAAAGGCTCCATTATTGGTAGAACCTCTAAAAAACTTTTAGCAGGTGCTGGCCTTGGTGTCGCTGGAGCACTTCAGACCATGCAAAGCAATCAAAATATTGGTGGCGTAGCGGTCAAAAAGCCCTCATTGGAGAATGCCTTGATGAATGGAGCCTCTACGGCTGCACTTGGTATGGCCGAACAAGAACTAGAAGAACTTAAAAACAAACAGACAATCATTGAAGTTAAAAAAGGTACTGAAATCATTGTTGTATTTAGCAAAGGATAA
- a CDS encoding ATP-binding protein has protein sequence MSMALADKLQVWGMEDDFIIFKDGSLGFCLELIPLDVSCFDEGGLNDIHERVTGLLNALPSGINLQFIQCIESGNDRVILENKNLALKCEDKNIRNLALRRSENLEVLDSKGQLPVHRLKVIVRKKLSSNLISKTGLFSKTNEFPNLTENNLQIEIKKCVRIKDDLMASFLNLGFQVESFKSKEVVRYLYDEWNPLRKVEFESYDPSDIRNSILFTDVVVAVDHFSLGKMHYKVLSLKTLPGQTFSTMSSCLRSLPFDSKLYVSIQVPDQQKEIESLQTQRRLAFSMVYGKQSGVSDIESEAKLEDLEGLVSELISQGEKIFHFGLNVVLRSTSLDDLEDQVAQTLMTIRELSGAEAMEETIAAFDIYSELAFPNANVKERTKRIKSSNLADLLPLYGPWTGHQEAKILLRSRVGSLVKFNPFSRALTNANQIVSGGSGSGKSFLTNLLLIQMLKEDPLVFIVDIGGSYKKTCDNLSGQYIPLGVDSDLAINPFDLLPGEVTPSSEKVKFLLALIESMTKEETDNNLKKLERSELEETILDVYENFEQPKLSHLRDLLLKHNNKEIVRLGKILSTWCGNTPYGRLLDRPTNVDFNRSIVCFDLKGLEAYPDLQKSCLLIISDMVLRSSQKERSRMKFLVFDECWALLEGEGASFIGSIFRTCRKYFMSCIAISQNIDDFAKSSVSSAIMTNSSIKWILRQKGADKERLRSVLELNDAEVGLISSLHQEKGVYSEAFLMCEDQKSVVAIESTPEEYWLATTDPKDLTLMENKKQELGEIDQMDLIFTLAESYPQGASS, from the coding sequence ATGAGTATGGCACTAGCCGATAAACTACAAGTTTGGGGCATGGAAGATGACTTTATCATTTTTAAGGATGGAAGTCTGGGATTCTGTCTTGAACTGATACCTTTAGATGTGAGTTGTTTTGATGAGGGAGGACTTAACGATATTCATGAAAGAGTAACGGGGCTTTTAAATGCACTCCCATCAGGGATAAATCTACAGTTCATTCAGTGTATTGAGTCCGGGAATGATAGAGTGATTCTAGAAAACAAAAACCTCGCATTAAAATGTGAAGATAAAAATATTCGCAATTTAGCTTTAAGAAGAAGTGAAAATCTAGAGGTTCTTGATTCTAAGGGGCAACTTCCCGTTCATAGACTTAAAGTTATAGTGCGAAAAAAACTATCATCCAATTTAATTTCAAAAACAGGTTTGTTTTCAAAAACAAATGAATTTCCAAATTTAACTGAAAACAACTTGCAAATTGAAATTAAAAAATGTGTTCGAATTAAAGATGATTTAATGGCTTCGTTTTTAAACCTAGGCTTTCAGGTAGAAAGTTTTAAATCAAAAGAAGTAGTTAGGTATCTTTATGATGAATGGAACCCCCTAAGAAAAGTTGAATTTGAATCTTATGACCCATCTGACATTAGAAACTCAATATTATTTACAGATGTAGTTGTAGCCGTAGATCATTTCTCTTTGGGTAAAATGCATTATAAGGTTTTGTCTTTAAAAACTTTGCCTGGTCAAACTTTCTCAACCATGTCCAGTTGTTTAAGATCATTGCCTTTTGATTCAAAGCTGTACGTTTCAATTCAAGTGCCAGATCAGCAAAAGGAAATAGAAAGTCTCCAAACTCAAAGGCGGCTTGCCTTTTCTATGGTTTATGGAAAACAAAGTGGCGTTTCAGACATTGAAAGTGAGGCAAAGCTTGAAGATTTAGAAGGGTTAGTTTCTGAACTGATTTCTCAAGGTGAAAAAATATTTCATTTCGGACTGAATGTGGTTCTGCGTTCAACTTCATTAGATGATCTGGAAGATCAAGTCGCTCAAACTCTTATGACCATTCGGGAGCTAAGTGGTGCTGAGGCCATGGAAGAAACCATTGCGGCCTTTGATATTTATTCAGAACTCGCATTTCCAAATGCCAATGTAAAGGAGCGCACAAAGAGGATTAAAAGCTCTAATCTTGCTGATTTATTGCCACTTTATGGACCTTGGACAGGCCACCAGGAGGCCAAGATTCTTTTAAGATCTCGGGTGGGAAGCTTAGTAAAGTTTAACCCCTTTTCTAGAGCTCTAACCAATGCCAATCAAATTGTTTCGGGAGGGTCAGGCTCAGGGAAAAGTTTCTTAACCAATCTATTGCTTATTCAAATGCTAAAAGAAGACCCACTTGTTTTTATTGTGGATATTGGTGGTTCTTATAAAAAAACCTGTGACAATTTATCAGGGCAATACATTCCTTTAGGTGTAGATTCAGACTTGGCGATTAATCCTTTTGATCTTTTGCCGGGAGAGGTGACGCCTTCTAGTGAAAAAGTTAAGTTCCTATTAGCTCTTATTGAGAGCATGACCAAGGAAGAAACTGACAACAATTTAAAAAAGCTTGAGAGATCAGAGTTAGAAGAGACAATTTTAGATGTTTACGAAAACTTTGAACAGCCAAAACTCTCACATTTAAGAGATCTATTACTCAAACATAACAACAAAGAAATTGTCAGATTAGGAAAAATCTTATCCACATGGTGTGGAAACACTCCCTATGGAAGATTGCTAGATCGTCCAACCAATGTCGATTTCAACCGTTCAATTGTATGTTTTGATCTTAAAGGGCTTGAAGCCTATCCAGATCTTCAAAAGTCTTGTTTGCTCATCATATCAGATATGGTTCTTAGAAGCTCTCAAAAAGAGAGATCGAGAATGAAGTTTTTGGTTTTTGATGAATGTTGGGCCTTACTTGAGGGTGAAGGTGCGAGCTTTATTGGCTCTATTTTTAGAACTTGTCGTAAATATTTTATGAGCTGTATTGCCATATCACAAAATATTGATGACTTTGCCAAAAGCTCTGTTTCTTCCGCCATTATGACGAACTCCTCTATTAAGTGGATTTTAAGACAAAAAGGAGCTGACAAGGAAAGACTCCGAAGTGTTTTAGAGCTTAATGATGCTGAAGTTGGTCTAATCTCATCTCTACACCAAGAAAAAGGTGTTTATTCTGAAGCCTTTTTAATGTGTGAAGATCAAAAATCAGTAGTGGCCATTGAAAGTACACCTGAAGAGTATTGGCTTGCTACCACAGACCCTAAAGATCTAACACTCATGGAAAATAAAAAGCAAGAACTCGGCGAAATTGATCAAATGGATTTGATTTTTACTTTGGCAGAGAGCTATCCACAGGGGGCATCATCATGA
- a CDS encoding TrbC/VirB2 family protein, producing MKNKKYILPTVLILMALIFPELALASVESTLNAIQQKFIGTILPVLAIIGLIIAGFSFLMGNQNARQHLTLAIIGAIVGFGAPSIVSFIRGLVN from the coding sequence ATGAAAAATAAAAAATATATTTTACCTACAGTACTAATTTTAATGGCACTCATCTTCCCGGAATTGGCCCTTGCTAGTGTTGAATCCACGCTCAATGCCATTCAACAGAAGTTTATAGGAACTATATTACCTGTACTGGCAATTATAGGTCTTATCATCGCGGGTTTTAGTTTTCTCATGGGGAATCAAAATGCCAGACAACATCTTACTCTAGCGATCATTGGTGCCATTGTCGGCTTTGGAGCCCCTTCTATTGTGAGCTTTATTAGAGGTCTTGTTAACTAA
- a CDS encoding GNAT family N-acetyltransferase has product MIELHPIQEEHAGTVLRWRRQPSTIKHNPVKNFSLEELKIHINREESDLSNLNEKSSYRWIALKNKILVGNASLKNINLMMNYAEIGYGVGEEFQGQGYGSIIVESLVEMVFEKTPIRKLMAYVHDKNIPSCKILDKIGFRREGLLREHYIINGKPENEILFGSLKHEFMKMRTL; this is encoded by the coding sequence ATGATTGAACTTCACCCTATCCAAGAAGAACATGCTGGAACTGTATTACGCTGGAGACGGCAGCCATCAACGATTAAGCATAATCCAGTCAAAAACTTCAGCCTAGAAGAGCTTAAAATTCATATAAATAGAGAAGAAAGTGATCTTTCAAACTTAAATGAAAAGTCTTCTTATCGTTGGATTGCTTTAAAAAACAAAATTCTAGTAGGCAATGCAAGTTTAAAAAACATCAACTTAATGATGAATTATGCTGAAATTGGCTACGGGGTTGGGGAAGAGTTTCAAGGACAAGGCTATGGATCTATAATCGTCGAAAGTCTTGTTGAAATGGTTTTTGAGAAAACACCAATCAGAAAACTTATGGCCTATGTACATGATAAAAATATCCCTTCTTGTAAAATATTAGATAAGATTGGATTTAGAAGAGAAGGATTGCTGAGAGAGCACTACATAATCAATGGAAAACCTGAAAACGAAATATTATTTGGATCACTGAAGCATGAGTTTATGAAAATGAGGACGCTATAA
- a CDS encoding GFA family protein, producing MEIKPIHKSTCHCGSVELELTLPDGLEDLRRCSCSMCRRRGAIVASVLLENLKVIKGEDCLSLYKFNTMTAKHYFCSKCGIYTHHQRRSNPHQFAFNVACLEGINPFELGEIPVKDGVNHPSDHNGGIND from the coding sequence ATGGAAATTAAACCTATTCATAAATCAACCTGTCATTGTGGCTCAGTAGAGTTAGAGCTAACTCTACCTGATGGCCTTGAGGATCTTAGACGTTGCAGTTGTTCTATGTGCCGCCGCAGAGGTGCTATTGTAGCATCAGTATTGCTTGAAAACTTAAAGGTCATTAAAGGTGAAGATTGTTTGAGCCTTTACAAATTTAATACCATGACTGCCAAACACTACTTTTGCTCAAAGTGTGGTATTTATACCCATCATCAAAGAAGATCAAATCCTCATCAGTTTGCATTTAATGTAGCTTGCCTTGAAGGAATTAACCCTTTTGAGCTGGGGGAAATACCTGTAAAAGATGGAGTTAATCACCCGTCGGATCACAATGGGGGCATAAATGATTGA
- the blaOXA gene encoding class D beta-lactamase: MRLRSTLYILIFLCPISIWGNASYNLPKDLDKIFGPYSGCFLIKEVGSKEIKSYNREQCQKRWTPNSTFKILNSLIGLETKVIKDKNFVIPWDGKKQPFKAWEKDHSLKSAIRVSAVPYYQELARRVGTIRMQDLVKKTGYGNSNIGNVVDRFWLDGPLKINAYEQLDFIERLYKNQLPFSKRNIKIVREIIIKKNIDGKAISGKTGSDYDGKNIIWGWFVGYYKNESKEYVFVTNISGKEKAWGRTARKISEKIIKKMGI, translated from the coding sequence ATGAGATTAAGAAGCACACTCTATATTTTGATCTTTCTTTGTCCAATCTCAATATGGGGAAATGCATCCTATAATCTTCCTAAAGATTTAGATAAGATATTTGGACCTTATTCTGGATGTTTTTTGATTAAGGAAGTCGGGTCTAAGGAGATAAAGTCATATAATCGAGAACAATGTCAAAAAAGATGGACTCCAAATTCCACATTCAAAATTTTAAACTCACTCATTGGTTTAGAGACAAAAGTTATTAAAGATAAAAATTTCGTTATCCCTTGGGATGGTAAAAAACAACCTTTTAAGGCTTGGGAAAAAGACCATTCTTTAAAGTCGGCTATTCGAGTATCTGCTGTTCCTTACTATCAAGAATTAGCAAGACGAGTTGGCACAATTCGAATGCAAGACCTTGTTAAAAAAACAGGGTACGGAAACTCCAACATAGGAAATGTTGTTGATAGGTTTTGGCTAGATGGACCTCTCAAAATTAATGCTTACGAACAATTGGACTTCATTGAGCGACTTTACAAAAACCAACTTCCATTTTCAAAAAGAAATATTAAAATTGTTCGAGAAATAATAATTAAAAAAAATATAGATGGAAAAGCCATAAGCGGAAAAACAGGCTCAGATTATGACGGAAAAAATATAATTTGGGGGTGGTTTGTTGGATACTACAAAAATGAAAGCAAAGAGTACGTATTTGTAACAAATATTTCTGGCAAAGAGAAAGCTTGGGGTAGAACCGCTAGAAAGATTTCTGAAAAGATTATTAAAAAGATGGGAATATAG